A DNA window from Daucus carota subsp. sativus chromosome 3, DH1 v3.0, whole genome shotgun sequence contains the following coding sequences:
- the LOC108214332 gene encoding formin-like protein 5 — protein sequence MIQEQMGVRGVVCFIVLTLLPLASGGDQGLHRLSLHNLIRSPVLDEDMAQLLWINCGLELNHIKEAIENLKPYPKASDSITIIMLSEKANRHIAPQVLDPLIKQTLMNCLRKMNLMILESGEEKISKNWLVKYIDSFYKSSGHRRRKLIQDSAPSPSPLPALSPALSPSPAVESPSFSPTPSVSGDSFQGHSASGNFFPKDLNGSSSQPVASEPSPNSYMNDQSRKKRNHKTVVIAVAVTATVTFIIVAVLFYCYYRVCGTRHRAGQNDEGPLLRISLSNYSIDSSDKSFASENSINKHRPGNLSLHNSSHYIGSGVHGTTNLGTPVKTATSILKPNYEESAQNYPSSLKPPPGKFVTTELPPKHLPESADSELPPNKRAPPPPPPMKSAPAPPPPPGKGPPPPPVLPPSQGLNSIPHNPYPGGPPPPVPSAIKTGPRPPPPPVGGIPPPRPPNLGLRPPRPSTHGPHHPSSSALSEGDETGAPKAKLKPFFWDKVLANPDHSMVWHQIKSGSFQFDEEMIESLFGAPAGKNKKEMKTGALPSGPPTQYVQIIDPKKAQNLSILLKALNVTTEEVCDALQEGIELPSELLETLMKMAPTTEEELKLRLYSGDPSRLGTAERFLKVLVEIPFAFKRLESLFFMCTLQEEATIVKETFTTLEAACTELKKSRLFLKLLEAVLKTGNRMNDGTFRGGAQAFKLDTLLKLSDVKGTDGKTTLLHFVVQEIIRSEGVRAARVARESRGIKSGDLEASSNDLESHYRSLGLQVVSGLADELENVKKAAGLDADNLTGTVAKLGHGLIKAKDFLNSDMKKIDEQNRFHQVLKSFVQNAEVDVMWLLEEEKRITALVKSTADYFHGNAGKDEGLRLFVIVRDFLLILNKSCKEVKDREKMSKTPRKDLVVAPSAEAYQGSSADPRERLFPAIRDRRMSNSSSSSDEDSS from the exons ATGATTCAAGAACAAATGGGTGTAAGAGGAGTTGTCTGTTTTATTGTGTTGACTCTTTTGCCTTTAGCTTCGGGAGGTGATCAAGGCCTCCACAGACTATCGCTCCACAATCTGATCAGGTCTCCGGTGTTAGATGAGGATATG GCTCAGCTTTTATGGATCAACTGTGGGCTGGAGTTGAATCATATCAAGGAAGCTATTGAAAATCTTAAACCATATCCTAAAGCAAGTGACAGTATTACAATCATTATGCTTTCTGAGAAAGCAAACAGACATATAGCTCCCCAAGTCCTTGATCCTTTGATTAAGCAAACTCTTATGAATTGTTTAAGGAAGATGAATCTTATGATCTTGGAGTCGGGAGAAGAGAAAATTTCCAAAAATTGGCTTGTGAAGTATATTGACTCCTTTTATAAGTCCAGTGGTCATAGACGAAGAAAACTAATTCAGGATTCAGCACCATCTCCATCTCCATTGCCGGCTTTGTCGCCAGCCTTATCGCCATCACCTGCAGTTGAATCACCTTCATTCAGTCCAACTCCTTCAGTTTCAGGGGATAGTTTTCAAGGTCATTCAGCATCTGGTAATTTTTTCCCTAAAGATTTGAATGGTTCAAGTTCACAACCCGTAGCTAGTGAACCAAGTCCAAATTCTTATATGAACGATCAGTCGAGGAAGAAAAGAAACCACAAAACAGTTGTTATTGCTGTTGCAGTAACTGCAACAGTAACATTCATAATTGTCGCAGTGCTATTTTATTGCTATTACAGAGTTTGCGGGACTCGGCATAGAGCTGGACAAAATGATGAGGGGCCTCTTCTCCGCATAAGCTTAAGCAATTATTCCATTG ATTCTTCAGACAAGTCTTTTGCTTCAGAAAACTCTATAAACAAGCACAGGCCTGGTAATCTTTCATTGCATAACTCGAGCCATTATATTGGCTCTGGTGTTCATGGTACTACAAATCTGGGAACTCCTGTAAAAACAGCTACCAGTATTCTCAAGCCCAATTATGAGGAATCTGCTCAGAATTACCCCTCTTCATTGAAGCCCCCTCCTGGAAAGTTTGTAACTACAGAACTGCCTCCAAAGCATCTCCCAGAAAGTGCAGACTCTGAACTTCCTCCTAACAAGAGAGCTCCTCCCCCCCCTCCTCCCATGAAAAGTGCTCCTGCTCCTCCACCTCCTCCTGGAAAAGGACCTCCTCCGCCTCCTGTATTGCCGCCCTCACAGGGACTTAATTCTATCCCACATAATCCCTATCCTGGAGGACCACCACCTCCTGTACCTTCTGCAATTAAGACTGGTCCTCGCCCACCACCACCTCCAGTTGGCGGTATCCCTCCCCCTCGGCCACCCAACTTGGGGTTGAGACCGCCTCGTCCTTCAACTCATGGACCCCATCATCCGTCATCTTCTGCTTTGTCTGAAGGGGATGAAACTGGTGCACCTAAAGCTAAGTTAAAGCCGTTTTTCTGGGATAAGGTTCTTGCAAACCCTGATCATTCAATGGTCTGGCATCAAATTAAGTCAGGGTCTTTCCA GTTTGATGAAGAGATGATAGAGTCGCTGTTTGGTGCCCCTGCTGGaaagaacaagaaagagatgaaAACAGGTGCTTTACCTTCAGGTCCTCCAACACAGTATGTTCAGATCATTGATCCAAAGAAAGCACAGAATTTATCAATACTCTTAAAGGCACTGAACGTGACAACCGAGGAAGTCTGTGATGCACTTCAAGAAG GAATTGAGCTACCCTCTGAACTCTTGGAAACTTTAATGAAGATGGCACCCACAACTGAAGAAGAACTGAAGCTGCGGCTTTACAGCGGGGATCCTTCTCGACTTGGAACTGCTGAGCGGTTTTTGAAAGTCTTAGTTGAAATACCCTTTGCATTCAAGAGGCTAGAGTCACTATTCTTCATGTGCACTCTCCAAGAGGAGGCAACAATTGTCAAAGAAACATTTACAACTTTAGAG GCTGCTTGCACAGAGTTGAAAAAGAGTAGGCTGTTTCTAAAGCTCTTGGAAGCTGTTTTAAAAACTGGCAATCGCATGAACGATGGAACATTTCGCGGCGGTGCACAAGCATTTAAACTTGACACACTTCTGAAACTATCAGATGTGAAAGGAACTGATGGGAAGACTACACTTCTACATTTTGTTGTTCAGGAAATTATCCGGTCAGAAGGGGTTCGAGCTGCTCGTGTAGCTCGAGAAAGTCGGGGTATTAAATCTGGTGATCTGGAGGCCTCCTCCAATGATCTTGAAAGTCACTACCGAAGTCTTGGTCTTCAGGTGGTCTCAGGCTTGGCTGATGAGCTTGAAAACGTTAAGAAAGCTGCAGGTTTAGATGCGGATAACTTGACAGGAACAGTCGCCAAGCTTGGTCATGGACTCATTAAAGCGAAGGATTTTCTGAATTCAGATATGAAGAAGATTGATGAACAGAATAGGTTCCATCAAGTCCTCAAAAGTTTTGTGCAGAATGCTGAGGTGGATGTGATGTGGTTGCTGGAGGAAGAGAAGAGAATTACAGCACTGGTGAAAAGTACAGCTGATTACTTCCACGGGAATGCAGGAAAAGATGAGGGCTTGCGTTTGTTTGTTATAGTCCGGGATTTTCTGTTAATTTTGAATAAGTCGTGCAAAGAGGTAAAGGATCGGGAAAAGATGAGCAAGACACCAAGGAAAGACTTAGTAGTAGCGCCATCTGCAGAAGCCTATCAGGGTTCATCTGCTGATCCTCGGGAGCGCCTTTTTCCTGCTATTAGAGACAGGCGAATGAGTAATAGTTCTAGTTCATCGGATGAAGATAGTTCGTAA
- the LOC108215147 gene encoding uncharacterized protein LOC108215147 gives MPTVWFSLKKSMHCKSEASDVHDPKTKNHLSTILTKKAGRSGCSRSIANLKDVIHGSKRHLEKPVSCSPRSIGSSEFLNPITHEVILSNSTCELKITGFGGFQEGLSGGTGGIKSTYVGTLRPGTPGPGGQPAMQYFNPSYRSSATPPRKAAPLAERKGKSEIPSSSTLGGENSMTHYKPRVSSEAETNAVTCHKCGEQFGKWQVLEAHHLSKHAVTELVEGDSSRKIVEIICRSSWLKSESHCGRIEKVLKVHNMQKTLARFEEYREIVKIKASKLPKKHPRCIADGNELLRFFGTTIACSIGMNGNNSLCISDRCCVCRIIRIGFSTKKELKDGVGVFTTSTSGRAFESIEVYEDDLTLRKALIVCRVVAGRVHRPLENIQEIAGQSGFDSLAGKVGLYSNIEELYLLNHRALLPCFVVICKT, from the exons ATGCCAACAGTATGGTTCTCCTTAAAGAAATCTATGCATTGCAAATCAGAGGCATCAGATGTTCATGACCCAAAAACCAAGAATCATTTGAGCACAATCCTTACAAAAAAAGCAGGCAGGTCAGGATGTTCGAGGTCTATAGCAAATCTCAAAGATGTGATACATGGAAGCAAGAGACATTTAGAAAAGCCTGTAAGTTGTAGTCCAAGATCTATTGGGAGCAGTGAGTTCCTCAACCCCATCACCCATGAAGTGATTTTGAGCAATTCAACCTGTGAACTCAAAATCACTGGTTTTGGTGGATTTCAAGAAGGCCTCAGCGGCGGCACTGGTGGCATTAAGTCCACATATGTGGGTACTCTGAGGCCTGGTACCCCTGGGCCTGGGGGGCAACCTGCCATGCAATATTTCAACCCTTCTTACAGGAGTTCAGCAACTCCTCCAAGGAAGGCTGCTCCTTTAGCAGAAAGAAAGGGCAAGTCCGAAATCCCAAGTTCCAGTACTTTGGGTGGGGAAAATAGTATGACACATTATAAGCCCAGGGTGTCTTCTGAGGCAGAAACTAATGCAGTTACATGCCACAAGTGTGGAGAGCAGTTTGGAAAGTGGCAAGTTCTTGAAGCACATCATCTATCCAAGCATGCTG TTACTGAACTTGTAGAAGGAGACTCGTCTAGAAAGATTGTTGAAATAATCTGCCGCTCCAGCTGGCTAAAATCCGAGTCTCATTGTGGGAGAATTGAGAAGGTTTTGAAagttcacaatatgcagaaGACTTTGGCTCGATTCGAAGAATACAGGGAGATTGTAAAGATCAAGGCCAGCAAACTCCCAAAGAAACATCCGCGCTGCATTGCAGACGGAAACGAACTCCTTAGATTTTTTGGTACCACTATAGCATGCTCAATTGGCATGAATGGAAATAATAGTCTTTGTATATCTGACAGATGCTGCGTTTGTCGAATTATACGAATTGGTTTCTCCACAAAAAAGGAACTCAAGGATGGTGTAGGAGTTTTTACAACATCCACTAGTGGGAGAGCATTTGAGTCTATAGAAGTCTATGAAGATGATCTAACCCTGAGGAAGGCTTTAATAGTTTGCAGAGTTGTAGCAGGAAGGGTACATAGACCCCTGGAGAACATACAAGAAATAGCTGGACAGTCGGGATTCGATTCGTTGGCTGGGAAAGTTGGTCTTTATTCAAATATTGAAGAGCTGTATTTGCTCAATCATAGAGCACTTCTTCCTTGCTTTGTGGTAATTTGTAAAACCTGA
- the LOC108215148 gene encoding putative anthocyanidin reductase isoform X2 gives MEERGVRKQGEKRYCVTGSTGYIASWLVNSLLRSNCYVHATVRDPASTWLPQKQPDFSFGASKYLHLSKLWGSHDRLSIFQADLLEEGSFDEAVKGCIGVFHVAAPMQFSVLETENTDSYVQSKIIEPAVKGTLNVLKACVKSKSVKKVVFTSSISTLTAKGTDGNWKVVVDESCQTPIDHVWNTKARGWVYALLKLSTENAAFQFAYDKGIDLVSVITTTVAGPFLTSNIPSSIQVLLSPLTGDPDFFPILSAVNSRMGSIAVVHIEDVCNAHIFLMEHSKSEGRYICCTQSCELSDLVHRLAKVYPCPNIQRLMTDDQQPAPCEISSKKLKDLGFSYKFDMQDIMHQTVDLCVDHGFLQPICKLERTFRTFSK, from the exons ATGGAAGAAAGAGGAGTAAGAAAACAAGGGGAGAAAAGGTATTGTGTTACAGGATCGACAGGATACATAGCTTCATGGCTCGTCAACTCTCTTCTTCGCAGCAATTGCTATGTTCATGCCACTGTTCGAGATCCTG CTTCTACTTGGCTCCCACAGAAACAGCCTGATTTTAGTTTTGGTGCAT CAAAATATCTGCATTTATCAAAATTGTGGGGTTCCCACGATCGGTTAAGCATCTTCCAAGCTGATTTGCTGGAAGAAGGGAGCTTTGATGAGGCTGTCAAAGGCTGCATTGGTGTGTTCCATGTTGCAGCACCAATGCAATTCAGTGTTCTGGAAACAGAAAATACAG ACAGTTATGTTCAATCGAAAATTATTGAGCCTGCAGTGAAAGGAACTTTAAATGTTCTTAAAGCTTGCGTGAAATCAAAATCAGTAAAGAAGGTTGTTTTCACATCTTCAATTAGTACCTTAACTGCCAAGGGCACTGATGGGAACTGgaaagttgttgttgatgaatcTTGCCAGACTCCCATTGATCATGTCTGGAATACTAAAGCAAGGGGCTGG GTTTATGCACTTTTAAAACTTTCAACAGAAAATGCAGCATTTCAATTTGCCTATGACAAAGGCATTGATCTTGTCTCAGTAATAACAACCACCGTAGCTGGTCCATTCCTAACTTCAAATATCCCTTCAAGCATTCAAGTTCTCCTATCACCGTTAACAG GGGATCCTGATTTCTTTCCAATACTATCTGCTGTAAATTCAAGAATGGGGTCAATTGCTGTAGTCCACATAGAAGATGTATGTAATGCCCATATATTCTTGATGGAGCATAGTAAATCAGAAGGTCGATACATATGCTGCACACAAAGTTGTGAACTGTCAGATTTGGTTCATCGTCTAGCTAAAGTTTATCCTTGCCCTAATATACAAAG GCTGATGACGGACGATCAGCAGCCAGCCCCATGTGAGATATCCTCGAAGAAACTGAAAGACTTGGGCTTTAGTTACAAGTTTGATATGCAAGACATAATGCATCAAACTGTCGACCTTTGTGTAGATCATGGGTTTTTACAACCTATTTGCAA gTTAGAAAGAACCTTCAGGACCTTTTCAAAATAA
- the LOC108215148 gene encoding putative anthocyanidin reductase isoform X1: MEERGVRKQGEKRYCVTGSTGYIASWLVNSLLRSNCYVHATVRDPASTWLPQKQPDFSFGASKYLHLSKLWGSHDRLSIFQADLLEEGSFDEAVKGCIGVFHVAAPMQFSVLETENTDSYVQSKIIEPAVKGTLNVLKACVKSKSVKKVVFTSSISTLTAKGTDGNWKVVVDESCQTPIDHVWNTKARGWVYALLKLSTENAAFQFAYDKGIDLVSVITTTVAGPFLTSNIPSSIQVLLSPLTGDPDFFPILSAVNSRMGSIAVVHIEDVCNAHIFLMEHSKSEGRYICCTQSCELSDLVHRLAKVYPCPNIQRLMTDDQQPAPCEISSKKLKDLGFSYKFDMQDIMHQTVDLCVDHGFLQPICKGLANFMPSRTK, translated from the exons ATGGAAGAAAGAGGAGTAAGAAAACAAGGGGAGAAAAGGTATTGTGTTACAGGATCGACAGGATACATAGCTTCATGGCTCGTCAACTCTCTTCTTCGCAGCAATTGCTATGTTCATGCCACTGTTCGAGATCCTG CTTCTACTTGGCTCCCACAGAAACAGCCTGATTTTAGTTTTGGTGCAT CAAAATATCTGCATTTATCAAAATTGTGGGGTTCCCACGATCGGTTAAGCATCTTCCAAGCTGATTTGCTGGAAGAAGGGAGCTTTGATGAGGCTGTCAAAGGCTGCATTGGTGTGTTCCATGTTGCAGCACCAATGCAATTCAGTGTTCTGGAAACAGAAAATACAG ACAGTTATGTTCAATCGAAAATTATTGAGCCTGCAGTGAAAGGAACTTTAAATGTTCTTAAAGCTTGCGTGAAATCAAAATCAGTAAAGAAGGTTGTTTTCACATCTTCAATTAGTACCTTAACTGCCAAGGGCACTGATGGGAACTGgaaagttgttgttgatgaatcTTGCCAGACTCCCATTGATCATGTCTGGAATACTAAAGCAAGGGGCTGG GTTTATGCACTTTTAAAACTTTCAACAGAAAATGCAGCATTTCAATTTGCCTATGACAAAGGCATTGATCTTGTCTCAGTAATAACAACCACCGTAGCTGGTCCATTCCTAACTTCAAATATCCCTTCAAGCATTCAAGTTCTCCTATCACCGTTAACAG GGGATCCTGATTTCTTTCCAATACTATCTGCTGTAAATTCAAGAATGGGGTCAATTGCTGTAGTCCACATAGAAGATGTATGTAATGCCCATATATTCTTGATGGAGCATAGTAAATCAGAAGGTCGATACATATGCTGCACACAAAGTTGTGAACTGTCAGATTTGGTTCATCGTCTAGCTAAAGTTTATCCTTGCCCTAATATACAAAG GCTGATGACGGACGATCAGCAGCCAGCCCCATGTGAGATATCCTCGAAGAAACTGAAAGACTTGGGCTTTAGTTACAAGTTTGATATGCAAGACATAATGCATCAAACTGTCGACCTTTGTGTAGATCATGGGTTTTTACAACCTATTTGCAA AGGACTTGCCAATTTTATGCCAAGCCGGACAAAATAA
- the LOC108215148 gene encoding putative anthocyanidin reductase isoform X3: MEERGVRKQGEKRYCVTGSTGYIASWLVNSLLRSNCYVHATVRDPAKYLHLSKLWGSHDRLSIFQADLLEEGSFDEAVKGCIGVFHVAAPMQFSVLETENTDSYVQSKIIEPAVKGTLNVLKACVKSKSVKKVVFTSSISTLTAKGTDGNWKVVVDESCQTPIDHVWNTKARGWVYALLKLSTENAAFQFAYDKGIDLVSVITTTVAGPFLTSNIPSSIQVLLSPLTGDPDFFPILSAVNSRMGSIAVVHIEDVCNAHIFLMEHSKSEGRYICCTQSCELSDLVHRLAKVYPCPNIQRLMTDDQQPAPCEISSKKLKDLGFSYKFDMQDIMHQTVDLCVDHGFLQPICKGLANFMPSRTK; encoded by the exons ATGGAAGAAAGAGGAGTAAGAAAACAAGGGGAGAAAAGGTATTGTGTTACAGGATCGACAGGATACATAGCTTCATGGCTCGTCAACTCTCTTCTTCGCAGCAATTGCTATGTTCATGCCACTGTTCGAGATCCTG CAAAATATCTGCATTTATCAAAATTGTGGGGTTCCCACGATCGGTTAAGCATCTTCCAAGCTGATTTGCTGGAAGAAGGGAGCTTTGATGAGGCTGTCAAAGGCTGCATTGGTGTGTTCCATGTTGCAGCACCAATGCAATTCAGTGTTCTGGAAACAGAAAATACAG ACAGTTATGTTCAATCGAAAATTATTGAGCCTGCAGTGAAAGGAACTTTAAATGTTCTTAAAGCTTGCGTGAAATCAAAATCAGTAAAGAAGGTTGTTTTCACATCTTCAATTAGTACCTTAACTGCCAAGGGCACTGATGGGAACTGgaaagttgttgttgatgaatcTTGCCAGACTCCCATTGATCATGTCTGGAATACTAAAGCAAGGGGCTGG GTTTATGCACTTTTAAAACTTTCAACAGAAAATGCAGCATTTCAATTTGCCTATGACAAAGGCATTGATCTTGTCTCAGTAATAACAACCACCGTAGCTGGTCCATTCCTAACTTCAAATATCCCTTCAAGCATTCAAGTTCTCCTATCACCGTTAACAG GGGATCCTGATTTCTTTCCAATACTATCTGCTGTAAATTCAAGAATGGGGTCAATTGCTGTAGTCCACATAGAAGATGTATGTAATGCCCATATATTCTTGATGGAGCATAGTAAATCAGAAGGTCGATACATATGCTGCACACAAAGTTGTGAACTGTCAGATTTGGTTCATCGTCTAGCTAAAGTTTATCCTTGCCCTAATATACAAAG GCTGATGACGGACGATCAGCAGCCAGCCCCATGTGAGATATCCTCGAAGAAACTGAAAGACTTGGGCTTTAGTTACAAGTTTGATATGCAAGACATAATGCATCAAACTGTCGACCTTTGTGTAGATCATGGGTTTTTACAACCTATTTGCAA AGGACTTGCCAATTTTATGCCAAGCCGGACAAAATAA
- the LOC108213532 gene encoding uncharacterized protein LOC108213532, whose protein sequence is MGGGAAMRAAAKVAGMNMGLRGAEHPLARKGVSHVKALFTSSTDNIQSRPHWDDDDDSNNNIDDWELAGGGEEELMMEESRLVFGGAPTPKEAQDATFQLKQAVNKAYLLPDDESVIGALVNSQETTSPTLPTQAIQAFKLLNQNTAAQQVVASIACDPKVWNAVLQNEALVVFLQSQKSSLDMDSSSDKSAGHGELDCCNTEDRNVIEDIVLNMKDTVVEMMNTLSDYFQNLFGSTGAPDGSFTNSIDKDKAMSASFMGLAVMVMMVVVLDRQ, encoded by the exons ATGGGTGGTGGAGCAGCGATGAGGGCCGCCGCTAAAGTGGCGGGGATGAACATGGGGTTGCGTGGGGCGGAGCATCCGTTGGCTCGCAAGGGGGTATCCCACGTCAAGGCTTTGTTTACCAGCAGCACCGATAACATTCAGAGTCGGCCTCActgggatgatgatgatgatagtaATAACAATATTGACGACTGGGAACTTGCCGGCGGCGGCGAGGAGGAACTTATGATGGAAGAGTCTAGGCTTGTGTTTGGTGGTGCACCTACTCCTAAAGAAGCTCAGGATGCAACCTTTCAACTCAAACAAGCCGTCAATAA GGCCTATCTCTTACCTGATGATGAGTCTGTCATTGGGGCACTTGTAAACTCCCAAGAAACCACCTCTCCAACTCTTCCAACACAAGCTATACAAGCATTTAAGTTACTTAACCAAAACACTGCAGCTCAG cAAGTTGTGGCTTCTATTGCTTGTGATCCAAAGGTGTGGAATGCTGTACTGCAAAATGAGGCCCTTGTAGTCTTCCTTCAGTCACAAAAGAGCA GCTTAGATATGGATTCAAGTTCTGACAAGTCTGCTGGGCACGGTGAACTTGACTGTTGTAACACGGAGGACAGGAATGTTATTGAAGATATCGTTCTGAACATGAAGGATACTGTAGTGGAGATGATGAACACCTTGTCTGATTATTTTCAGAATCTATTTGGTAGTACAGGGGCTCCTGATGGATCATTCACTAATTCTATAGATAAGGATAAGGCTATGAGTGCATCCTTTATGGGATTAGCAGTTATGGTCATGATGGTGGTGGTTCTTGATCGACAATAA
- the LOC108213324 gene encoding indole-3-acetic acid-amido synthetase GH3.6, whose product MPEAPKKMRVVSEVTSDSNKKALELIEQVTSNPDEVQLRVLSEILTRSANVEYLERHGLGGKTDRSTFKKMIPVVRYQDLVHDINRIANGDKSPILCSHPISEFLTSSGTSGGERKLMPTIEEELERRSLLYSLLMPVMNQVVPGLDQGKGMYFLFVKSEAKTPGGLLARPVLTSYYKSSHFQNRPYDPYTNYTSPNEAILCPDSYQSMYSQMLCGLCFNDQVLRVGAVFASGFIRAIRFLENHWSLLCHDIRTGTLNSEITDVSVRESVMKILKPDSKLADFIQGECNKKSWQGIITRIWPNTKYVDVIVTGTMSQYIPTLDYYSNGQPLVCTMYASSECYFGLNLNPLCKPEEVSYTLIPSMAYFEFMPVRRNNVTGDTNSISMSESLNENEQQELVDLVDVQLGKEYELVVTTYAGLYRYRVGDLLRVAGFKNKAPQFNFICRKNVVLSIDSDKTDEVELQNAVKNAMNHLMPFDTTLLEYTSYADTTTIPGHYVLFWELNTHGTIPVPPSIFEDCCLAIEESLNSVYRQGRASDKSIGPLEMKIVESGTFDKLMDYAISLGASINQYKTPRCVTFAPHVELLNSRVVSRYFSPKCPKWAPGHKQWNLSDLDSAHSH is encoded by the exons atgCCCGAAGCTCCGAAGAAAATGAGAGTAGTGTCAGAGGTAACAAGTGATTCGAATAAAAAGGCACTTGAGTTGATTGAACAAGTGACTTCAAACCCGGATGAGGTTCAGCTGAGAGTCCTCTCAGAAATCCTGACACGCAGCGCCAACGTTGAGTACCTTGAGCGCCATGGTCTGGGCGGGAAGACTGATCGTTCCACATTCAAGAAGATGATCCCTGTCGTCAGATATCAAGACCTTGTGCATGATATCAACCGTATTGCCAATGGTGACAAGTCCCCGATCCTCTGCTCTCATCCCATCTCTGAATTCCTCACCAG CTCCGGCACATCTGGGGGAGAGAGAAAACTGATGCCAACCATTGAAGAAGAACTCGAAAGGAGATCACTGCTATATAGTTTGTTGATGCCTGTGATGAACCAAGTGGTTCCTGGTCTGGACCAGGGCAAAGGAAtgtattttttgtttgttaaatCCGAGGCCAAGACCCCTGGTGGCTTGTTAGCTCGTCCGGTTTTGACAAGCTACTACAAAAGTTCGCATTTTCAAAATAGGCCTTATGATCCTTACACAAACTATACTAGCCCAAATGAAGCCATTCTTTGCCCTGATTCCTACCAAAGCATGTATTCTCAGATGCTTTGTGGCCTTTGTTTCAACGACCAAGTTCTCCGAGTGGGGGCTGTTTTTGCCTCCGGTTTTATCAGGGCCATCCGCTTTCTTGAAAACCACTGGTCTCTTCTTTGTCATGATATCCGAACGGGAACACTAAATTCTGAGATCACTGATGTTTCTGTCAGAGAATCAGTAATGAAAATCTTGAAGCCTGACTCTAAACTCGCCGATTTTATTCAAGGGGAATGCAACAAGAAATCATGGCAAGGGATTATAACAAGGATTTGGCCTAATACAAAGTATGTTGATGTTATTGTGACAGGGACAATGTCACAGTACATACCAACTCTTGATTATTATAGCAACGGACAGCCTCTTGTTTGCACCATGTATGCTTCTTCTGAGTGTTACTTCGGGCTCAATCTTAATCCTCTTTGCAAGCCTGAGGAAGTGTCTTATACTCTCATCCCAAGCATGGCCTATTTTGAGTTCATGCCTGTTCGGAGGAACAATGTGACTGGTGACACAAATTCTATTAGCATGTCTGAGTCTCTAAATGAGAATGAACAACAGGAATTGGTTGATCTTGTAGATGTTCAGCTGGGAAAAGAGTACGAACTTGTTGTCACTACCTATGCCG GCCTTTATAGATATCGAGTTGGGGATTTGCTACGAGTAGCTGGATTCAAGAACAAGGCCCCCCAATTCAACTTCATATGCAGGAAAAATGTGGTGTTGAGCATTGACTCAGACAAAACAGATGAAGTTGAGCTGCAAAATGCTGTCAAGAATGCGATGAACCATTTAATGCCATTCGATACAACTCTACTTGAGTACACAAGTTACGCGGACACGACCACAATTCCAGGTCACTATGTTCTATTCTGGGAGCTTAATACACATGGAACAATTCCAGTTCCTCCGTCTATTTTTGAGGACTGTTGTTTGGCTATTGAAGAATCTTTAAACAGTGTATATCGTCAAGGGCGAGCCTCAGACAAATCAATCGGTCCTTTGGAGATGAAGATTGTTGAATCAGGGACATTTGACAAGCTCATGGACTATGCCATCAGCTTGGGTGCTTCGATTAACCAGTACAAGACCCCACGGTGTGTCACATTTGCACCTCATGTTGAGCTTTTGAACTCAAGGGTCGTGTCCAGGTATTTCAGTCCCAAATGCCCCAAATGGGCTCCTGGACATAAGCAGTGGAACTTGAGCGACCTAGATTCCGCTCACTCCCATTAG